A DNA window from Ahaetulla prasina isolate Xishuangbanna chromosome 7, ASM2864084v1, whole genome shotgun sequence contains the following coding sequences:
- the NDUFA6 gene encoding NADH dehydrogenase [ubiquinone] 1 alpha subcomplex subunit 6, giving the protein MAAAGAGKVAGAAVGAVVKPVFSRDLAEAKRHVRELYRTWYREIPNTVHIYQLEITVKQGRDKVRELFMKNAHVTDPRIIDLLVIKGKMEFQETINVWKQKTHIMRYFHETETPQPTDFLSKFYIGHDP; this is encoded by the exons ATGGCGGCTGCCGGGGCTGGGAAGGTGGCGGGCGCCGCTGTCGGAGCCGTAGTAAAGCCAGTCTTCAGTCGGGATTTGGCTGAAGCCAAACGGCACGTGAGAGAATTATATAGAACTTGGTACCGCGAAATCCCAAATACCG TGCATATATACCAACTGGAGATCACAGTGAAACAGGGGCGTGACAAGGTGCGAGAGCTCTTCATGAAAAATGCCCATGTTACAGACCCCAGAATTATTGATTTGCTTGTCATTAAG GGAAAAATGGAATTCCAAGAAACAATCAATGTGTGGAAACAAAAGACCCATATAATGAGATATTTTCATGAGACAGAAACACCGCAACCCACGGATTTCCTATCCAAGTTCTACATAGGCCACGATCCTTGA
- the NAGA gene encoding alpha-N-acetylgalactosaminidase → MSDSWSSLKSMVMKHIVFLLLLHAFSLALENGLMRTPPMGWLAWERFRCNIDCKADPHNCISETLFMEMADRLAMDGWRELGYEYVNIDDCWMAKKRNMMGHLIPDPERFPRGIKALADYVHSRGLKLGIYGDLGTHTCAGYPGTTLNCTEQDALTFAQWGVDMLKLDGCYSSSDEQAQGYPRMSKALNVTGHPIAYSCSWPAYQGGLPPAVNYTLLANICNLWRNFGDIQDSWESVLSIVEWFSTNQDVLQPAAGPGHWNDPDMLIIGNFGLSLEESKSQMALWTIMAAPLFMSTDLRVISESAKEILQNKLMIKINQDPLGIQGRRILQEKSQIEVFLRPLSHSASALLFFSRRTDMPYRYTTSLAQLNFTANAVYEAQDVYTSEIISDLKIATNFTVVINPSGVVMWYLYPTMKLEQSFNFIKQQVKAKKFSPFNL, encoded by the exons ATGTCCGATAGC TGGTCATCCCTCAAATCCATGGTCATGAAACACATTGTCTTCCTTCTTCTACTCCATGCCTTCTCCCTGGCTTTGGAGAATGGACTTATGAGAACGCCTCCAATGGGGTGGCTTGCTTGGGAGCGCTTTCGTTGTAATATTGATTGCAAGGCAGATCCCCATAATTGTATCAG TGAGACACTCTTCATGGAAATGGCAGATCGTCTGGCCATGGATGGTTGGAGGGAGCTGGGCTATGAGTACGTGAATATTGATGATTGCTGGATGGCAAAGAAGCGGAATATGATGGGACATCTGATTCCAGATCCTGAGAGGTTTCCCAGAGGGATCAAAGCCTTGGCAGATTAT GTTCACTCACGGGGTCTGAAACTTGGCATTTATGGTGACCTAGGCACCCATACCTGTGCAGGTTACCCGGGTACTACATTAAATTGTACTGAACAAGATGCTTTAACGTTTGCACAATGGGGAGTGGACATGCTGAAACTAGATGGTTGCTACTCATCATCGGATGAACAAGCCCAAG GTTATCCTAGAATGTCCAAGGCTCTGAATGTAACAGGTCATCCCATTGCCTATTCCTGCAGTTGGCCAGCCTATCAAGGGGGACTCCCACCTGCA GTTAACTATACACTTTTAGCAAATATATGCAACCTCTGGAGAAACTTTGGTGACATACAAGACTCTTGGGAAAGTGTCCTCTCTATTGTGGAATGGTTCTCAACAAATCAGGATGTACTTCAGCCAGCAGCTGGCCCTGGCCATTGGAATGACCCTGACATG CTAATCATCGGAAACTTTGGTCTGAGCCTTGAAGAGTCCAAGTCCCAGATGGCCTTATGGACAATTATGGCTGCTCCTCTTTTCATGTCCACAGACCTCCGTGTTATTTCTGAAAGTGCCAAGGAGATTCTACAAAACAAATTGATGATTAAAATTAACCAAGATCCCCTGGGAATTCAAGGGCGTAGAATCCTTCAG GAGAAATCTCAAATTGAAGTATTTCTGCGGCCTCTTTCCCACTCAGCCAGTGCTCTGCTTTTCTTTAGTCGGAGGACAGACATGCCATATCGCTACACAACTTCCCTTGCACAGCTCAATTTTACAGCAAATGCTGTCTATGAA GCACAGGATGTGTACACCAGTGAAATAATCAGTGATCTGAAGATTGCTACCAACTTCACAGTGGTGATTAATCCCTCTGGTGTAGTCATGTGGTATCTGTACCCAACAATGAAGCTGGAACAGTCTTTCAACTTCATAAAGCAGCAGGTGAAAGCAAAGAAATTCAGTCCCTTTAATCTGTGA
- the PHETA2 gene encoding sesquipedalian-2, which translates to MKLNERSVVHYATCDSPADHTGFLCKRMERHHHNHHVPSYQRRWFILKGNLLFYFEDRETQTPMGLIVLEGCTVELCEAAEEFAFAIRFDSSGGKSYVLVADCQVAMEAWVKALSRASFDYMRLVVKELEKQLEDAQRSLAASHKSPKKLSSGRKRHLSNPMMISIQEHPVILENGYSTWDSSCTLAEMVCSDLSEGFLKPPPLPPRRKLTGSAGAFLAGSASATQESPVSPETTCFSKLHNWYGQEIAEVRREWMERKKTVEIGAH; encoded by the coding sequence ATGAAACTCAATGAACGTAGCGTGGTACATTATGCCACATGTGACTCTCCAGCCGATCATACTGGCTTTCTGTGCAAACGAATGGAGCGCCATCACCACAACCATCATGTCCCCTCTTACCAGCGCCGCTGGTTCATTCTCAAGGGCAACTTGCTGTTCTACTTTGAAGACCGGGAGACTCAGACCCCCATGGGTCTCATTGTGTTAGAGGGATGCACAGTGGAACTATGCGAAGCTGCGGAGGAATTTGCTTTTGCCATCCGCTTTGATAGCAGTGGTGGCAAATCTTACGTGTTGGTTGCCGACTGCCAAGTTGCCATGGAGGCTTGGGTGAAGGCACTTTCACGGGCCAGCTTTGATTATATGAGGCTAGTAGTCAAGGAACTAGAGAAACAGCTGGAAGATGCTCAGAGGAGCTTAGCTGCTAGCCATAAATCACCAAAGAAACTGTCTTCTGGCCGCAAAAGGCATTTATCAAATCccatgatgatatccattcaagAGCATCCTGTCATCTTGGAGAATGGTTACTCCACATGGGACAGTAGTTGCACTCTTGCAGAAATGGTGTGTTCTGATCTCAGTGAAGGATTTCTGAAGCCCCCACCTTTACCACCTCGTCGAAAACTGACAGGCAGTGCTGGAGCATTTTTGGCTGGGTCTGCCTCTGCCACACAGGAAAGTCCAGTATCTCCAGAGACTACCTGCTTCTCAAAGTTGCATAATTGGTATGGTCAGGAAATTGCAGAGGTGAGAAGAGagtggatggaaagaaagaagacagtAGAAATAGGGGCACAttga
- the SMDT1 gene encoding essential MCU regulator, mitochondrial: MASRLWSTAGSWARSRPVENQKAPLATVLSSRNMTVTRTGAILPKPVKMPFGLVRVFAIVIPFLYVGTQISKSFAALLEEHDIFVPEDDDDDD, from the exons ATGGCTTCGCGGTTGTGGTCAACGGCTGGCTCTTGGGCAAGGTCGCGACCCGTCGAGAACCAGAAGGCGCCCTTAGCAACAGTTTTATCCTCACGAAATATGACCGTCACTCGGACTGGCGCCATCTTGCCTAAGCCCGTCAAA ATGCCATTTGGACTAGTCCGTGTGTTTGCCATTGTAATTCCCTTTCTCTATGTTGGGACACAAATCAGCAAAAGTTTTGCAGCCTTGCTTGAAGAACATGATATCTTTGTACCAgaggatgacgatgatgatgactaA